The Anaerolineales bacterium DNA segment CGAGCACCATCCGCAGGCGGTCCTCGTTGATGTCCATCACCGCCTGCAAGAGCTGCGGGTTGCGCCCCTGCACCGAGGCCATGTGGGCCAGCGCCTTGACGTCCTTGGGAAAGCAGGATCCGCCGTAGCCGATGCCGGCTTCCAGGAACATCCGGCCGATTCGCGGATCGTAGCCCATCCCGCTGGCCACCTCCTTCACGTCGGCGCCCAGGGCCTCGCAGATGTTGGCGATCTCGTTGATGAAGGAGATTTTCGTCGCCAGGAAGGCGTTCGATGCGTATTTGATCATCTCCGCCGTGCGCAGGTCGGTGATTACGATCGGCGCCCGCAGTGGGAGGTGCAGCTGCGCCACCTTGTCGGCCGCCTCGCGGTCCATCGACCCCAGCACCGTCCGCGCCGGATTGAGGAAATCCGCCAGCGCACACCCTTCCCGCAGGAACTCCGGGCACGAGACGACCGAAAAGGCCAGCGCTTGGTCGAGGTGCGAGCGGATGATCTCCGCCACCCAGTCTCCGGTGCCGACCGGAACCGTGGATTTGTTCACCACGATCAGCGGCCGGCCCATAGCCTTGGCGATGGAGATGGCCGCTTCGCGCACGTATTGCAGATCCGCCTCGCCATCCACCCCTTCCGGAGTGCCGACCGCGATAAAGGCGAATTTCGCTTGCTTTAATGCCTCGTCGTAAGACGTGGTGAACGACAGCCGGCCGGCTTGCATGTTCCGGCGGACGACCTCCTCCAAGCCCGGTTCGTATATCGGCAGAATCCCCTTCCGCAGGTTGCGAACCTTTTCCTCATTAATGTCCAGGGCGGTCACCCGGTTGCCGAGATCGGCGAAACCGGCCGCGGTCACCAAGCCGACGTATCCCACCCCGACCACACAAATATCCTTCATCCAGCCTCCAATTAAGACCCAAATGCCGCGGGAGGCGGCATCCTGGATTGTAGCCGATTTCCCGGTATAAGAAAAAGCCCCGGCCCAGGAATTCCTGGGCCCGTTCCCTGAAACACCGGATGATTTCCGGACGGATGCCCCTTGCCCCAATCGAAATCCTGGAATATGATATTTCCCATCCGGATAACCCAAGAAGGCTGCCATGGAAATCACACGCCAGGCCGATTACGCCATCCGCGCCATTTTGTATTTGGCGGAGAACGAAAAAAGGGGTCGCGCGCCGACCAACCTCATCGCCGAGGCCAAGCACATCCCCCCGTCGTTCCTCGCCAAGATCATCTCCCAGCTTTCCGTCGCCGGGCTGGTAAACACCTCGCGCGGCGCGCGCGGCGGGGTGACCCTGGCGCGGCCGTCCGGCGAAATCACGCTCCTGGATGTAATCGAAGCCATCGACGGGCCTTTGTCCATCAACACTTGCGCCCTGGATCTTTCCGTTTGTGAATTCGGGAAGGAATGCCTCGTGGGGCCGGTGTTCTGCCGACTGCAGGAGGAATTGGTCACCCGGCTGAAGGAAGTCACGTTTAACCAGCTGGTGAAAGGGCCGACGGACAACCCCGCCCCCTCCGCCTAGCGGCCCCCTTCCGGGCCCCGCACCGCCCCTCCCCTCGGAGTCTTGGAACAAAGCCCCGTCTCCGAGGATCTTCCCCGCGGGCCTTCCCATCCCGGCCTAATATACCGCCGCCGTGCGCCGGCTTAGCTTTCGTCCCATCCAACCATTATTATTGTCGGCCGGATCCGCTTTCCATGGCAGTATCCCCGCCCGGCACGGCCGCTTCGAGGGAGCGCCCGCGCTCTTCCGGGCCGTACGGATCTCGTAACCCGCCGGACGCCTCCTCGTAAGGATGGGTAGTCAAAGGATATTCATGGAAAAGAGGCTCACGTATGCCGCATCCCCAGCGCAGCACCCATTGGATCCTCAGGCCGTTCGTCAGCCTATGGAGGCTTCTCGCCGGGCTGATCGCGCTGACCGGCCGACTCGCGGCGGTGGTATTCGGAGCCGCCCTTATGCTTGCCGGCGGCATTGTCTCCTTGACCGCCGTCGGCGCGGTGATCGGCATCCCGCTGGCGGTGTTGGGACTCCTGATTATCCTGCGGGGATTGTTTTAATCACGGAATTATATGAATCGGTCGGCGTTGTTGCCCGCCGGCGGTTTGCCGTTTTGCCCGTTTCATGTTTCGTCATTTCCTGCATATGAGCCTCCTCGCGTCAGCTTTCTCCGGATTTTTCCCTGAAAAAAGCCCCGCCTCCCGGACTGGAGCGCTCTTTCCGAAGGGGCTATAATCTTTACGCCCGGTCCGTCCACTTCTCTAAGGGAGCATTATGCGATCTTACCTGTCTTCGATCTTCGTCGCGGCGTTCCTGCTGACGGTCAGCGTCGTTCCCGCGCTCGCCAGCCCTTGTGCGGGGGCCGCCCTGCAACCCACGGCCTACCGGACCGCTACGCCTTTGGAAGACGGGCGGATCCTCTACGTTGTTCAGGAAGGCGACACCTTGTGGAAGATTTCCGCGATCACCGGAGTCCCGATCGACGAACTGGAGCGCCTGAACAACATCCGCCGCGAGGATTCTCTGCAGGTCGGGACGACCTTGGTTCTCGGCATCGTCACGCCGACCTACGCCGAGCCGACGCTCGCCTTCCAGCCTTCCGCCACCCCTTCGCCGCTGCCCGTGACCGGAAAGGGAGACATTTGCGTTTCCTTCTTCAACGACGCCGACGGCGACGGCTTCCAGCAGGAGGAAGGGGAAGGCCTCGTGGCCGGCGGCCAGGTCAGCGTAGCGCTGATCGACGGCACCGAGGTTGGGAACCACACCATCGACGACGCGACTGAAGAGTATTGCTTCGTCGACATTCCCGCCGGGGAGTACAACGTCGCGGCGGCCGCCCCGAAAAACTACAACCCGACGGCGGCGATGAACCAATTCCTGACATTGGAGCCGGGCGCAAAGGCCTTCATCAGCTTCGCCGTTCAGGGGGATAATCCCCAAAGCGGGACCGGAGATGGACAAGGCGGGGGGGGCGGGTCCTGGTGGGTGGGCCTGATCGGTTTGGCGCTTCTCGGCGGCGCGGGATTTATGATCTACACCATAATGCGGCCGAGGAGAAGCCTGCGTTGGTAGCGCCCGGCCCGGAGGAGACGACGCAGGCCGCGAAAGCGCAGTGTCTGGCTTGAATCCCCGACAACGCCTGCCGATCACCCGGCAGAAAAACCCACGGCCGGCGCGGGCGGGATAATCCCCGCTCCCCGCCTCCTGCCCCCATGGCCGAACCCACTCCCGCTTCCCGATTTTTCCTCCGGCGCTTGACCGTCCCGGCCAGCCTCGCATCCATTTTTCTGGCGATCGAATTCCTCGACGAACTGTCCTTCGGCGCCGTTGGGGCGGCCTGGCCAGCCATCCGCGACGATCTGAACCTGACCTACATGCAGGTCGGAGCGCTGATGGGACTGCCGCTTTTCCTGGGAAATTTTATCGAACCCGCACTCGGCCTGCTCGGCGATCTGGGGCACCGCAAACGGATCATCCTCTGTGGCGGGATCTGCTTCCTGGCGGCCATGCTGATGATGGGATTCTCGACTTCCTTCCTCACCCTGCTGGCCGCGGCGGTCCTTGCCTCCCCGTCGTCGGGCGCATTTGTCAGCCTGTCGCAGGCGACCCTGATGGATCTGGATCCCGGCCGCCGGGAGCTTTCGATGGCGAGCTGGACTCTGGCCGGATCGCTGGGCGTGGTCGCCGGTCCGATCCTGCTGGCGGCGGCCCTCGCCGGCGGCGGAAGTTGGCGCCTGACCTTGTTCTTCTCCGCCGCGGCCGCCTGCCTGTTGGTTCTGGCGCTTGCGCCGCGGCGTTTTCCGGCGTCTTCCGCCGGGGAGGAGCCGCCGGCCGCCCATAGGTTGCTGGCGGATTTTTTTTCGGCCGTCCGGCGCCCGGAGGTGTTGCGCTGGCTGGTCCTCCTGGCTCTTGGCGACCTCATGCTCGACGTCCTGCTCGGCTTCATCGCCCTGTATGGAACCGATGTCGCCGCGGCTTCTCCGGCAGCCGCCGGATTGATGGTCGCGGTTTGGAGCGGGTTGGGGGTTCTGGGAGACGCACTGCTGATTCCATTGCTCAAACGGATGAATCCAGTGAAATACCTGCGATTGAGCGCGGCCGCGATGGCCGGAGTATTCGCCGGCTTTCTGCTGGCGCCTTGGATCGGAATAAAAATCGCCCTGCTGGCCTTGATGGGGTTGCTGAACTCAGGATGGTATGCCATCCCGCAAGCGAGGTTATACGCCACCCTTCCAGGCCGGTCCGGCGTCGCCATGGCGGTCACGTCCGCCTTTGGGATCTTGATTGGGGGAATCCCGGTATTGCTCGGCATACTGGCCCAATCGTTCGGATTGGCCGCCGTGATGTGGCTGCTGATGGCCGGTCCGCTCGGCTTGCTGGTCCTGCTCCCGCGCGGCGCCGACCCGTCCCCCGGTTTGCCTCCCTCCGGCGTAGGCGCCGCAGGGGGAAAGGAAATTAGATCATGAAGAAATCGCAGATCAGCATCACCGCCCAGGGCATCGCCCTGGCCCGCGCGCTGGAATACGACCGGCCGGCGGCGGAAAGGATTTGCGACGACCCGCTGGCCCGCAAATTCATCCATCCGGCATTTTACCGGCTGGGAAAGGCGCTGGCCGGCTACGGGGAGCGAAAGGGCCCGGGCGTGATCGGGTTCCTGGTCGTACGCTGCCGCTATATGGACGATTGCCTGAAGGAATCGATCGCCTCCGGTGTCCGTCAAGCGGTCATCCTCGGCGCGGGATTGGATTCGCGGGCTTACCGCATCGCAGAGGCGAAACAAGGCGTGCGCGTGTTTGAAGTGGATCAGCCCGCCACGCAGGCGCTGAAAATCGGGAAGGTGAAGCGAGGCCTCGGCGCCTTGCCCCCGCACGTCGCGTATGTCCCGGTCGATTTCAACGCCGAGGATTTGGAGAAACTGATTTCAGCCGGGTACGATCCGGGCCGGAAGACGTTTTTTATCTGGGAAGGAGTGACTCATTATCTGACCCCCGCGGCCGTCGGCCGAACCTTGGCCTTCGTCGCCGGGCAATCCGCCCCCGGCAGCGCGATCGTTTTTGATTACATGGATCCTTCTGCTTTGCGTGCGGAGCAAAAACGCGGCGAAGTGGTCCGCATGCAGCGGACCAGCCGCTTCACCGGCGAAGGGCTGAAATTCGGGATCGAGCCGGGCGAGATCGAACCGTTCCTGAAGGCGCGCGGGTTCGGCCGGATCGCGAACATGACGGCTGGGGACCTGCATCGAAAATACTTCACAGGGGCAAACCGGATTCGGACCGTCGCGCCGATCTACGCGATCGCTCGGGCAACGGTCTCCGGATAAAAAGAAATTCCCCAAACTCCGCAGATGGCAACCCCGCCGTGTTCGCAGCCGGAGTCCATTGGAGAAAATTTTTACTGTTCAGGCAGTCTATTGCCACGTAAAAATTTTTAGAGAGCGGTGTCTGCTCGGCGTATTCATTTTTGAAAAGAAATCCTGCACTTTTCCATCCTCGCCCCTGTCCCCTGACCCCTTCCCCCTCTCCGGACAGAAGTCAGGAGAGGGGGAAGCCTGTCCTCGAGCGGCCTGTCCCGAGCGGCCTGTCCCGAGCGAAGCGAGGGAAAGCGAGGGATGGGTGTAGGCGTTTGGAGTGAAGAAAGAAAAAGGAAGGGAGGGGAGGAGATCCCTATCGTTTTGATTACGCTTCCGAGTCCCTACCGGAGTCACGCAGAGATGCTGGGCTTCCTGCATCCCTTGGGCGCACGGATTATGATCGCCATTCCCGGTCGGCCGCAACAGGAATCCAGGGCATTTGTTCCGGAAAAAACGCAAGCGATTCCCGGCTGCCCGCCTTGTGCACTCCGCCCGCCGGCCTGCCCCTGACAGGACTCCCGCTGTCAACCCCAGCGACATCCGCATGAAGATTTCGAACAGAGCCATCAGTAAGAATAGCGCGAGGACGATCCCCAAGGAAAGGAGCGGTCAAACGGCGGACGGCGTTTCGCCGGGGGGATTCACGACCGGCGGCTTCCGGCGAGTCTGGTAACACACCCGCGGGAGAAAATCCGGAACGGGGATCGCGGCCGATCCGGCGAGGCGGATCGCTTCGACCGGAATCTCCATGAGCGAAGGGATTAAGGAAAAAACCGCCGGGAGGAGATTGTAGGAGCCGTGCGCCAGCAGCGTGCCGAGGGCTGATCCCTCTGCGTTACACCGGCACGCCCAGCACGATTCCCGGAAAGGCCGGCGGCAGCAACCCGGCGATCTGCGAGTGAACCAATCCGAACGGCAAACCCGGAAGCAGAACGCCTGCCAAGACGCCCCGCCGCATCCAGGCGCGTAGAATGAAGCCGCGGCAGACCGGTTCTTCCATCAGCGGCGCGACGATGACGCAGGCCGGGGCGTAAGCGGCGGGTTGCCAGGCATCCGAAGGCATCGGGATCGCCGGAGCGGCTTCTCCAACAGGACGGCCGCCGCCGCACAAATCGTCCAGCAGGCAAATCCCACCAGGATGCTCCTCAGGCACGCGCCGGCGGAGATCAGACGCACACCAAACGTTTCCCGCAAGGGGAACCTCCGCACCACCGCCTAAACCAAGCCGGGAAGAATCACCAGCGACCGCCCGACGACCATCACCACGGTGAAATCGAACCACACGGCCAGGACTACGGACGTCAGAATCATCCCAACCAGGATGACCGAGGCGGCGAGGTTCGCCTCCCAGGTCGCCGGCAGCCACGGCGGAGCGGGTTCTTGGGTTCTGCCCCTCGTTTTCAAGTCGCCGCCTTCCATTTTCTTCACCAATATTTGATTGCGGTGGAATGTGCGAATTCCGGAGGACCCCATTATCCGGCTTTTCCACCCGCCAGGATCTCCGCCAAGCGCTGGGCCGCCGCTTTTACCGGGCCTGCGCCCGGGGCGACCGGTCCGACGCACGCCGGACAGCCGGCGGCGCAGGGGCAATCGCGGATCAGGTCCGCCGCCGAGGCGAGCAGGCGCGGCAGGGCATCGTACAGCTCCTCGGAAAGTCCGAGGCCTTCCGCCGCGTTGTCGAAGAAGGTCACCGTCGGCGCGCCGGTTTCCTTTCCGCGCAGTTCGGCCGAACAGCCGATGTCGCGCGAATCGCACATCAGGATCAGCGGGGCGAGGTTGTGCAGCGCGTGGGCCAGCCCGCCGAGGGCGGTGTGAGTCCCTTGCTGGGCTTCGACTCGCTGGTGGCAGGCGGGGCACAGCGTGACCAGGTTCTCCACCGCGTTCGCAAGCTTGTGGTTCTCGTTCTGGCCGGGAACATAGCCGAACGAACGGAACGGGACGAGGTGATGGACGTCGTGCTCGCGGCGCAGGGATTCCGGTGCCCCGCAGCGCGCGCAGCGGAATTCGTCGCGTGCGCGGGCGGCGCGGCGCGCCTCGGTCCAGGAAGGGCCGTAGTTGTTCGGCCCGATCAGCGCCAGGAATTCGCGCGCTTCCCCCTCGAAGGCCGCCAACGCATCCGGCGCGGCCCACAGCCAGCAGCCGGCCGTCTGAAACTCGTTCGGGGGCAGGTCGATCTCCCCGTGCCCGACCGTCTCGCCCGTCGCCCGCCGGACCTTGCGGAAGGCGGCCGTGCGCGCGGTGATGTGCACCTCGCCCCAGGCCCGCCGCAGCACGCCGCCTTCCGACGCGTCGCGCACGGCGAGCACCTCCAACTCGACGTCCTGCGAGGTTTCGGTGTAGTAGTCCGCTTCGATCGGACGCGCCGCGGCCGTCCCCGCCCGCCAATCCAGCGATTCGATGAAGTACGTCCGCCCTTCGTGCAGGTAGATCGCGCCGGCGTGCACCCAGGCGGGGGCCGCCGCGCGGTCCACCTCGCCGATCAGGCGCGGATGTCCGTCGCGGATCTCCTGCACCATCACCCGGTCGGCCCCGGCGGTCCGCAGGCTGATCTCCGCCGCGGGATACGCCTCGCCCACCCAGGAAACCTCGCCGTTCGCGGCCCGGTGCAGTTCGCCCTCCTCGGCCATCGCCTCCAGGATCGGCCCCGCATCGGCGGCACCGAACCGCTCGCCAGAGGCGAACGGCATTTCGAAGGCCGAACAGCGCAGGTGGCCGGCGAGAATGGCGAGATTGTCGGGATTAATCCGTGCATGTTCGGGCGAACGGCCGAGCAGGAATTCCGGATGGCCTATCAGAAATTGGTCGAGCGGATCGGACGCGGCCACCAATACGGCCAGTGATTCTGAATCGCGCCGCCCCGCGCGGCCCGCCCGCTGCCAGAACGAAGCCACCGTGCCCGGGTACCCCGCGATCACCGCCGCGCCGAGCGAGCCGATATCCACCCCGAGCTCCAGCGCGCTGGTCGCCACAACGCAGCGCACCGTCCCCGCGCGCAATCCGGCCTCGATTTCGCGCCGTTCCTCGGAAAGGTACCCGGCGCGGTATCCGCGGATGGATTTCGGATCCAGCCCCGCCGCGGAGGCCCGATCCCGCAGCGCGCCGAGCAGCAGTTCCACCGACCGCCGGGTGCGGGCGAAGACCGCGGTCTGCACGCCGGCTTGCAGCAGCCGCAGGGCCAATTCCTGCGTTTCGCGCAGGTAGGATCGGCGTAGGCCGAGCGCCGGATCCGCCAGCGGCGGATTGTAGAGGATCAGGTGCCTCTCCGCCCGCGGCGATCCGTCCCGGTCGATCAGCGTCGCCGGCGAATCGATCAAGCGCTCGGCCAGTTCGCGCGGGTTGGCGATCGTGGCCGAGGTCATAAAAAACTGCGGCCCGGGTCCGGCGGGTTGATAGAAGGAGCAGATCCGCCCCAGCCGGCGCAGCACGTTCGCCATGTGCGAGCCGAAAACCCCGCGGTAGACATGCACCTCGTCCAGCACCACGTACCGCAGGCGGGAGAGGAACTCCGCCCAGCGGGTGTGGTGCGGCAGGATGGCCAGGTGGAGCATGTCCGGATTCGTCACCAGGAATCGCGCACTGCGCCGGTATTCGCCGCGCCGCGATTGCGGCGTGTCGCCGTCGTAGAGGCGGATGCCCATCCCGCCGGCCGCGAGGACCTCCTCCCAGCGCGCGAGTTCCGCCGCCTGATCCCGCGCCAGCGCCTTGGTGGGAAACAGATACATCGCCGTCGAATCCGGTTCAGACAGCCGGCGCTGGAGGATGGGTAGATTGTAGGCCAGCGTCTTGCCGGAGGCGGTCCCGGTGGCAAGCACCACGTGCTCTCCCCGTCCGGCGGCTTCCAGCGCGGCGGCCTGGTGCGCGTACAGCCGTTCGATCCCGCCGCGGCGCAAGCCCGAGAGTATTTCAGGCCGCAGCCCTTCCGGCAGCGGGACGAGGTCCGTTTCGCGCGGCGGAATCCGCTCCCACACTGTGATGTTCGGCGCGAGATGCGGATCGGCGCGCAGGGAGCGCAGGACGGATTCAAGGGCCATCAGCGGTCGAATGCTCCGGTGTCGATCCCGCGGATTCCTCCGCTCTGCCGGTTTCCCGCCCGGGAGGATCTTCCCGGTCCGGCAACGCTCCGGCCCGCAGGCCGTAGACTAGGGTGCGGAGATGGGTGGAGTCGCTGCCCGGGGGTACGATATAATTTTTCCGGTCCCAGACCATTCCGCCGGAAGTGTATCCCGCCCCCCAAAAAATCCTTTCCCGGAGATGGCATGACGGAGTGGATGCTGCTCAGCGTCGTTGTTTTTCTCATGCTCCTCGGATTGGCCGGGGTCCTTCTGCCCCTCCTGCCCGGCATCGAGCTGATCTGGCTGGCCGCCCTCGGCTACGGCATCCTGAACGGATTCACTTGGGGAGGCGCGCTAGCGATGGGGGTCATCACGCTGCTGCTCCTCGCCGGACTGTCTTCCGATATTTGGATCACCGGCCTGGGATTGAAATCCGCCGGCACGTCCCTGGGTTCGATGCTACTCGGCGGCATGCTCCTGGTCTTTGGATCCCTGTTGCTCACGCCCCTGGCCGGCATCCTGCTTGGGCTGGCGGCGCTGGCGGCGCTCGAGTACCGGCGGCACCGCGATTGGCGCAAGGCGGCCGCTTCCGCCGGAACGGCGCTCGCGGGCTGCGGGCTGTCGTTCGGAGTCAAGCTGTTGATCGGACTGGCGATGATCGGGGTTTGGGTGCTTTGGGTGTTGCGGGGGTAAAGGCGGCCGCGCGGCAAATCACCTGCCGCGGGTGAGATCGCCGATCTGCCGCAGCAGCCCAAACAGCAGGACCCCCAGCCGGACCGCGGCGCCGGAGGAGAGAATCGGCAGGTCCGCGCCCGTTTCGCGGGAGCGCGATTCGCGCGCTTCCATCAAGACATAGGCCGCGCCGACGCCGACCAGCGCGCCGATC contains these protein-coding regions:
- a CDS encoding UDP-glucose/GDP-mannose dehydrogenase family protein, with protein sequence MKDICVVGVGYVGLVTAAGFADLGNRVTALDINEEKVRNLRKGILPIYEPGLEEVVRRNMQAGRLSFTTSYDEALKQAKFAFIAVGTPEGVDGEADLQYVREAAISIAKAMGRPLIVVNKSTVPVGTGDWVAEIIRSHLDQALAFSVVSCPEFLREGCALADFLNPARTVLGSMDREAADKVAQLHLPLRAPIVITDLRTAEMIKYASNAFLATKISFINEIANICEALGADVKEVASGMGYDPRIGRMFLEAGIGYGGSCFPKDVKALAHMASVQGRNPQLLQAVMDINEDRLRMVLERVESLAGDLRQKEIGLLGLAFKSNTDDMREAPAQKIAAMLRDRGAAVRAYDPVAMDGAARVMPGVRMCADPYALAEGADALVVVTDWNEFKQLDLPKIRGLMRAPNLIDGRNIYEPEEMKALGFRYRGIGRGYNGARTPPQPQGAKEAER
- a CDS encoding Rrf2 family transcriptional regulator, whose protein sequence is MEITRQADYAIRAILYLAENEKRGRAPTNLIAEAKHIPPSFLAKIISQLSVAGLVNTSRGARGGVTLARPSGEITLLDVIEAIDGPLSINTCALDLSVCEFGKECLVGPVFCRLQEELVTRLKEVTFNQLVKGPTDNPAPSA
- a CDS encoding LysM peptidoglycan-binding domain-containing protein produces the protein MRSYLSSIFVAAFLLTVSVVPALASPCAGAALQPTAYRTATPLEDGRILYVVQEGDTLWKISAITGVPIDELERLNNIRREDSLQVGTTLVLGIVTPTYAEPTLAFQPSATPSPLPVTGKGDICVSFFNDADGDGFQQEEGEGLVAGGQVSVALIDGTEVGNHTIDDATEEYCFVDIPAGEYNVAAAAPKNYNPTAAMNQFLTLEPGAKAFISFAVQGDNPQSGTGDGQGGGGGSWWVGLIGLALLGGAGFMIYTIMRPRRSLRW
- a CDS encoding MFS transporter codes for the protein MTVPASLASIFLAIEFLDELSFGAVGAAWPAIRDDLNLTYMQVGALMGLPLFLGNFIEPALGLLGDLGHRKRIILCGGICFLAAMLMMGFSTSFLTLLAAAVLASPSSGAFVSLSQATLMDLDPGRRELSMASWTLAGSLGVVAGPILLAAALAGGGSWRLTLFFSAAAACLLVLALAPRRFPASSAGEEPPAAHRLLADFFSAVRRPEVLRWLVLLALGDLMLDVLLGFIALYGTDVAAASPAAAGLMVAVWSGLGVLGDALLIPLLKRMNPVKYLRLSAAAMAGVFAGFLLAPWIGIKIALLALMGLLNSGWYAIPQARLYATLPGRSGVAMAVTSAFGILIGGIPVLLGILAQSFGLAAVMWLLMAGPLGLLVLLPRGADPSPGLPPSGVGAAGGKEIRS
- a CDS encoding SAM-dependent methyltransferase, which codes for MKKSQISITAQGIALARALEYDRPAAERICDDPLARKFIHPAFYRLGKALAGYGERKGPGVIGFLVVRCRYMDDCLKESIASGVRQAVILGAGLDSRAYRIAEAKQGVRVFEVDQPATQALKIGKVKRGLGALPPHVAYVPVDFNAEDLEKLISAGYDPGRKTFFIWEGVTHYLTPAAVGRTLAFVAGQSAPGSAIVFDYMDPSALRAEQKRGEVVRMQRTSRFTGEGLKFGIEPGEIEPFLKARGFGRIANMTAGDLHRKYFTGANRIRTVAPIYAIARATVSG
- a CDS encoding CPBP family intramembrane metalloprotease: MPSDAWQPAAYAPACVIVAPLMEEPVCRGFILRAWMRRGVLAGVLLPGLPFGLVHSQIAGLLPPAFPGIVLGVPV
- a CDS encoding DEAD/DEAH box helicase, with protein sequence MALESVLRSLRADPHLAPNITVWERIPPRETDLVPLPEGLRPEILSGLRRGGIERLYAHQAAALEAAGRGEHVVLATGTASGKTLAYNLPILQRRLSEPDSTAMYLFPTKALARDQAAELARWEEVLAAGGMGIRLYDGDTPQSRRGEYRRSARFLVTNPDMLHLAILPHHTRWAEFLSRLRYVVLDEVHVYRGVFGSHMANVLRRLGRICSFYQPAGPGPQFFMTSATIANPRELAERLIDSPATLIDRDGSPRAERHLILYNPPLADPALGLRRSYLRETQELALRLLQAGVQTAVFARTRRSVELLLGALRDRASAAGLDPKSIRGYRAGYLSEERREIEAGLRAGTVRCVVATSALELGVDIGSLGAAVIAGYPGTVASFWQRAGRAGRRDSESLAVLVAASDPLDQFLIGHPEFLLGRSPEHARINPDNLAILAGHLRCSAFEMPFASGERFGAADAGPILEAMAEEGELHRAANGEVSWVGEAYPAAEISLRTAGADRVMVQEIRDGHPRLIGEVDRAAAPAWVHAGAIYLHEGRTYFIESLDWRAGTAAARPIEADYYTETSQDVELEVLAVRDASEGGVLRRAWGEVHITARTAAFRKVRRATGETVGHGEIDLPPNEFQTAGCWLWAAPDALAAFEGEAREFLALIGPNNYGPSWTEARRAARARDEFRCARCGAPESLRREHDVHHLVPFRSFGYVPGQNENHKLANAVENLVTLCPACHQRVEAQQGTHTALGGLAHALHNLAPLILMCDSRDIGCSAELRGKETGAPTVTFFDNAAEGLGLSEELYDALPRLLASAADLIRDCPCAAGCPACVGPVAPGAGPVKAAAQRLAEILAGGKAG
- a CDS encoding DUF456 domain-containing protein codes for the protein MTEWMLLSVVVFLMLLGLAGVLLPLLPGIELIWLAALGYGILNGFTWGGALAMGVITLLLLAGLSSDIWITGLGLKSAGTSLGSMLLGGMLLVFGSLLLTPLAGILLGLAALAALEYRRHRDWRKAAASAGTALAGCGLSFGVKLLIGLAMIGVWVLWVLRG